The proteins below are encoded in one region of Coriobacteriia bacterium:
- a CDS encoding helix-turn-helix domain-containing protein, with protein MDMRFFAATVPGRKGQILDSALAVFADRGYDGGSMREIASRVGITEPALYRHFTGKEDLFTQLIEHTADRLVGEAGDLIAGVRPETLRETLLAAFKDRRLAMRTYFPVLRTILSATSHNPAFLEVYRARLVMPMFECLCALVPVFDAGVGEGPRANEDVEARVRAFMSLFVGYLVTSMVFEDDVDEPVVDAMLRLMGWE; from the coding sequence ATGGACATGCGCTTCTTCGCGGCGACCGTGCCCGGACGCAAGGGGCAGATCCTCGACTCGGCCCTCGCTGTCTTCGCCGACCGGGGCTACGACGGAGGCTCGATGCGCGAGATCGCCTCCAGGGTCGGCATCACCGAGCCCGCGCTCTACCGGCACTTCACCGGCAAGGAGGACCTCTTCACACAGCTCATCGAGCACACTGCGGACCGCCTGGTCGGCGAGGCCGGGGACCTCATCGCGGGCGTGCGGCCGGAGACGCTGCGCGAGACGCTCCTCGCCGCGTTCAAAGACCGCCGCCTCGCGATGCGCACGTACTTCCCGGTCCTGAGGACGATACTCTCGGCCACGTCCCACAACCCCGCGTTCCTCGAGGTCTACCGCGCGCGCCTGGTGATGCCGATGTTCGAGTGCCTGTGCGCTCTCGTGCCCGTCTTCGACGCGGGAGTGGGCGAGGGCCCTCGCGCGAACGAGGACGTCGAGGCGCGCGTGCGGGCGTTCATGAGCCTGTTCGTGGGCTACCTGGTCACGTCGATGGTCTTCGAGGACGACGTCGACGAGCCGGTGGTCGACGCGATGCTGCGACTCATGGGTTGGGAGTAG
- a CDS encoding efflux RND transporter periplasmic adaptor subunit, with translation MKQRIAAVLVVVAVAAMGYGAWRYATRTSGSGTDTLGGSGTIEAAEIVVSPQTTGRILSAPGTEGMAVKAGDVLYRLDSSIASLQVSQAQAGVRAAQAALDQARDDGTDAEQDAARAQLDQAKVALSMAKVQYGWTVVRSPIDGTLTDIVADAGENAVPGSTLAVISDLAHLTVSIYVPESRIGQVAIGDTARLTTDSSARTFRCRVAFIASEAEFTPASIETKDQRVKLVYEVKLELLDAGGILKPGMPADVTFE, from the coding sequence ATGAAGCAGCGCATAGCGGCCGTGTTGGTAGTCGTCGCCGTCGCGGCGATGGGTTACGGCGCCTGGCGCTACGCCACGCGCACGAGCGGGAGCGGAACCGACACGCTCGGCGGCAGCGGCACGATCGAGGCGGCGGAGATCGTCGTCTCGCCTCAGACGACGGGACGCATCCTCTCCGCTCCGGGCACGGAGGGAATGGCGGTGAAGGCGGGCGACGTCCTCTACCGGCTCGACTCGTCCATCGCATCGCTCCAGGTCAGCCAGGCCCAGGCCGGGGTGCGCGCCGCGCAGGCGGCGCTCGACCAGGCCCGCGACGACGGGACCGACGCCGAGCAGGACGCGGCGAGGGCGCAGCTCGACCAGGCGAAGGTCGCGCTCTCCATGGCGAAGGTGCAGTACGGCTGGACGGTCGTGCGCTCGCCGATCGACGGGACGCTCACCGACATCGTCGCCGACGCCGGCGAGAACGCCGTGCCGGGCTCCACGCTCGCGGTCATCTCGGACCTCGCGCACCTGACGGTGAGCATCTACGTGCCGGAGAGCCGCATCGGCCAGGTCGCCATCGGAGACACCGCGCGCCTGACGACCGACTCCAGCGCGCGGACCTTCCGCTGCCGCGTAGCGTTCATCGCCTCGGAGGCGGAGTTCACGCCGGCGTCCATCGAGACGAAGGACCAGCGCGTGAAGCTCGTATACGAGGTCAAGCTCGAGCTTCTCGACGCTGGCGGCATCCTCAAGCCCGGCATGCCGGCCGACGTGACGTTCGAGTAG
- a CDS encoding ABC transporter ATP-binding protein has product MSLFFRRPAQSAIEADPSSAIVVEGLTKRFGDFTAVDAIDFRVRRGEIFGFLGPNGSGKTTTIRMLCGVIAPSSGGARVLGFDVATQAERVREHIGYMSQKFALFEDLTVDENLKFYAGIYGLDSSRYAARRAYILRMADLVGREDELTANLSVGWRQRLALGCATIHEPELIFLDEPTSGVDPTARRHFWELLYELASSGVTLFVTTHYMDEATHCDRLAFIYRGRLVAEGSPREIRTGSMRDEILEVDVSDVEAALGVLEDAPGVVEAYLHGAALHVDIGPPGADRPDVAVLLAGAGLTVRGIGVVEPTLEDVFVHVVGEQRARES; this is encoded by the coding sequence ATGTCGCTGTTCTTCAGACGGCCCGCACAGTCCGCGATCGAAGCGGATCCCTCGTCGGCGATCGTCGTCGAGGGACTCACCAAGCGGTTCGGCGACTTCACGGCGGTCGACGCCATCGACTTCCGCGTGCGCCGCGGTGAGATCTTCGGCTTCCTCGGCCCGAACGGGTCGGGCAAGACGACGACCATCCGCATGCTCTGCGGGGTCATCGCGCCGAGCTCCGGAGGCGCTCGCGTGCTGGGATTCGACGTCGCGACGCAGGCCGAGCGCGTCCGCGAGCACATCGGCTACATGAGCCAGAAGTTCGCGCTCTTCGAAGACCTGACGGTCGACGAGAACCTCAAGTTCTACGCGGGCATCTACGGCCTCGACAGCTCGCGGTACGCCGCTCGGCGAGCGTACATCCTCAGGATGGCCGACCTCGTCGGGAGGGAGGACGAGCTCACCGCGAACCTCTCGGTGGGGTGGCGCCAGCGTCTCGCGCTGGGCTGCGCGACGATCCACGAGCCGGAGCTCATCTTCCTCGACGAACCGACGTCGGGCGTCGACCCCACGGCGCGGCGCCACTTCTGGGAGCTCCTCTACGAGCTCGCCTCTTCGGGCGTCACCCTCTTCGTCACCACCCACTACATGGATGAGGCGACCCACTGCGACCGGCTCGCGTTCATCTACCGCGGCCGGCTCGTCGCCGAGGGCTCGCCCCGCGAGATCAGGACCGGGTCGATGCGAGACGAGATCCTCGAGGTGGACGTCTCCGACGTCGAAGCGGCGCTCGGGGTGCTCGAGGACGCCCCGGGCGTGGTCGAGGCGTACCTGCACGGGGCGGCGCTCCACGTGGATATCGGCCCCCCCGGCGCGGACCGCCCGGACGTGGCTGTCCTGCTCGCCGGAGCGGGCCTGACGGTGCGCGGGATCGGTGTGGTCGAGCCGACGCTCGAGGACGTCTTCGTACACGTCGTCGGCGAGCAGAGAGCGCGCGAGTCGTGA
- a CDS encoding ABC transporter permease produces the protein MNRILAIARKEFVHIRRDPRLMIAVLIMPLIQLFLFAYALSFDVKDIPTAVLDQDMTRASRDFTDAFRRSNYFELVERIDTLSEVDGVFDRGAARAVVIVPHGFGDHLAGGQRAPVAVLVDGSEPNSAQLGQAYASGLSRVFGGRLAVRWAEARGIDPSRLGGVEPHLRVWYNPEGRSAVYLVPGLIVVLIMIVTVQQTATTLVKEKDQGTLEQLIVSPVRRIELMIGKVAPWVVLAAADVVGITLAGVIVFRIPFRGDLGVFAVSSGLFVLCCLALGLLISSRASSPEVANQTALLVSFLPGFMLSGFVFPLANVPRVLRFVSYLFPARYMVIITRSAFLKGAGWPTLWPQVAALAVYAVVALTITSLVYQRRL, from the coding sequence GTGAACCGGATCCTCGCCATCGCACGCAAGGAGTTCGTCCACATCCGGCGCGACCCGCGCCTGATGATCGCGGTGCTCATCATGCCGCTCATCCAGCTGTTCCTCTTCGCCTACGCCCTGTCGTTCGACGTGAAGGACATCCCGACCGCCGTGCTCGACCAGGACATGACCCGGGCGAGCCGGGACTTCACCGACGCCTTCCGCCGCTCGAACTACTTCGAGCTCGTCGAGCGGATCGACACGCTGAGCGAGGTCGACGGCGTCTTCGACCGCGGGGCCGCCCGCGCGGTCGTCATCGTGCCGCACGGCTTCGGCGACCATCTCGCCGGGGGCCAGCGTGCGCCGGTCGCGGTCCTCGTCGACGGCTCCGAGCCGAACTCCGCGCAGTTGGGCCAGGCCTACGCCTCGGGACTCTCCCGCGTCTTCGGCGGGCGGCTCGCCGTGCGCTGGGCCGAGGCCCGCGGCATCGACCCCTCCCGGCTGGGCGGCGTCGAGCCGCACCTGCGCGTCTGGTACAACCCCGAGGGCCGCTCCGCGGTCTACCTCGTCCCGGGACTGATCGTCGTGCTCATCATGATCGTCACCGTACAGCAGACGGCGACGACGCTGGTGAAGGAGAAGGACCAGGGAACGCTCGAGCAGCTGATCGTCTCGCCGGTGCGCCGCATCGAGCTGATGATCGGCAAGGTCGCGCCGTGGGTCGTCCTCGCCGCGGCGGACGTCGTGGGCATCACGCTGGCGGGCGTGATCGTCTTCCGCATCCCCTTCCGCGGCGACCTCGGGGTGTTCGCCGTCTCGAGCGGGCTGTTCGTGCTCTGCTGCCTCGCTCTCGGCCTGCTCATCTCGTCGCGAGCCTCCTCCCCGGAGGTGGCGAACCAGACCGCGCTCCTCGTCAGCTTCCTGCCCGGCTTCATGCTCTCCGGGTTCGTATTCCCGCTCGCGAACGTGCCTCGCGTGCTGCGCTTCGTGTCGTACCTCTTCCCGGCGCGGTACATGGTGATCATCACCCGCTCGGCATTCCTTAAAGGCGCCGGGTGGCCGACCCTGTGGCCACAGGTCGCGGCGCTCGCCGTCTACGCCGTCGTGGCGCTGACCATCACATCCCTCGTCTACCAGCGAAGGCTGTGA
- a CDS encoding ABC transporter permease translates to MFFERVRLLMAKEFLQLLRDRAMIPILFVMPVLQLVMFGYVVGADVRDIRTAVVDLDRSTASREAIGAFSGSGYFRIVASPSSEDGVRTLMDTNEAQVAVIVPAGYGRLVAQRRSGAIEVIVDGSDSKVAQVASGYSGAILADLGRRMRAAAGMGDAGPGIDARVRVLFNPSLRSVNTMVPGLISLILLLSATALMSQAVVKERERGTLEQLFVTPITRVQYLVGKIMPYVLVAIAQVTLVFTVGVLWFRVPFRGSLLVIAAGVLLFLFAGLGQGLLISTVSHTRQQAQQATMFIMIPSMVLSGFIFPLESMPKMIRPVTYLIPLRYILVILRATFMKGAGFVALWPQFAALAGFSLLIFAAALARFQKRLAD, encoded by the coding sequence GTGTTCTTCGAGCGAGTGAGACTGCTCATGGCGAAGGAGTTCCTGCAGCTCCTGCGCGACCGCGCCATGATCCCCATCCTCTTCGTCATGCCGGTGCTGCAGCTCGTCATGTTCGGCTACGTCGTCGGGGCGGACGTGCGGGACATCCGCACTGCCGTCGTCGACCTCGACCGCAGCACGGCGTCCCGCGAGGCGATCGGGGCCTTCTCGGGATCGGGGTACTTCCGCATCGTCGCCAGTCCGTCCTCCGAGGACGGGGTGCGCACGCTGATGGACACGAACGAGGCGCAGGTCGCCGTCATCGTGCCCGCCGGATACGGCCGGCTCGTCGCCCAGCGGCGCAGCGGGGCGATCGAGGTCATCGTCGACGGATCGGACAGCAAGGTCGCGCAGGTGGCCTCGGGGTACTCGGGAGCGATCCTGGCCGACCTGGGTCGCCGCATGCGAGCGGCCGCGGGGATGGGCGACGCGGGCCCGGGCATCGACGCGAGGGTCCGGGTGCTCTTCAACCCCTCGCTGCGCAGCGTGAACACGATGGTGCCCGGGCTCATCTCGCTGATCCTGTTGCTGTCGGCGACCGCGCTCATGAGCCAAGCCGTCGTCAAGGAACGCGAGCGCGGGACGCTGGAGCAGCTCTTCGTCACCCCCATCACGCGCGTCCAGTACCTGGTCGGGAAGATCATGCCGTACGTGCTCGTGGCCATCGCCCAGGTGACGCTCGTCTTCACCGTGGGCGTGCTGTGGTTCCGCGTGCCGTTCCGCGGGAGCCTGCTCGTCATCGCCGCCGGCGTGCTGCTCTTCCTCTTCGCGGGCCTGGGCCAGGGCCTGCTGATCTCGACCGTCTCGCACACGCGGCAGCAGGCTCAGCAGGCGACGATGTTCATCATGATCCCGTCGATGGTGCTCTCGGGCTTCATCTTCCCCCTCGAGTCGATGCCGAAGATGATCCGCCCGGTGACCTACCTCATCCCGCTGCGATACATCCTCGTGATCCTGCGAGCGACCTTCATGAAGGGCGCCGGCTTCGTCGCGCTCTGGCCGCAGTTCGCCGCTCTCGCGGGATTCTCCCTGCTCATCTTCGCCGCGGCGCTCGCCCGGTTCCAGAAGCGTCTCGCGGACTAG
- a CDS encoding HlyD family efflux transporter periplasmic adaptor subunit has translation MLVSDNSHRASRLVALVAVAVLVALAASGCARGADAGGPLTVAGAVRDDVIVVTAPVLDRPTPDVRAGIPAKRARSAAGAPAAARAATSRTGVAGTIVTVARAGDRVAAGGLVAQLDAGMLDLAVAAARTSRAKALADIRVIDGARDDLAAKRGDLRDARIKLDSALSKIRSARADLVTQLEQARRLAASPRPPAGGPSLDPRVLVARLSGALRALDAKYATALAARRKLTDAGAKLEDARAALADTRDLAAIVAEARNVTIDLALAQRERTRVASPVGGVVVWAPERGTVALAGSPLAKVRPAGDSFVDTYLTAEEVTRVRIGDRAEVGIDSLPRRTVRARIVAIGDAYVFPPTWFPTQVTHLSRAVRVTVAVDDGTRLPPGTPADVTFPEATGSR, from the coding sequence ATGTTAGTGAGCGATAACTCTCATAGAGCGTCACGGCTGGTCGCCCTCGTGGCGGTAGCGGTGCTCGTCGCGCTCGCAGCGAGCGGTTGCGCGCGCGGCGCAGACGCTGGGGGCCCGCTCACGGTGGCCGGCGCGGTACGCGACGACGTGATCGTGGTGACCGCCCCCGTACTCGATCGCCCCACCCCCGACGTCCGCGCGGGCATCCCCGCGAAGCGCGCGCGCTCCGCCGCGGGCGCTCCCGCCGCGGCCCGCGCCGCGACGTCCCGGACCGGCGTCGCCGGCACGATCGTCACCGTCGCGCGCGCCGGGGACAGGGTCGCCGCTGGCGGCCTCGTGGCCCAGCTCGACGCGGGGATGCTCGACCTCGCCGTGGCCGCTGCCCGAACGTCACGCGCCAAGGCCCTCGCCGACATCCGCGTGATCGACGGCGCGCGAGACGATCTCGCGGCGAAGCGCGGCGATCTGCGCGACGCCCGCATCAAGCTCGACTCCGCGCTCTCGAAGATACGCTCCGCGCGAGCCGACCTGGTGACCCAGCTCGAACAGGCGCGGCGGTTGGCGGCGTCGCCGCGACCTCCCGCCGGCGGCCCTTCTCTCGACCCGCGCGTGCTCGTCGCGCGCCTTTCCGGAGCGCTGCGCGCCCTCGACGCGAAGTACGCGACCGCGCTCGCCGCGCGCCGCAAGCTCACCGACGCCGGCGCGAAGCTCGAGGACGCCCGGGCGGCGCTGGCCGACACCCGCGACCTCGCGGCGATCGTCGCCGAGGCCCGCAACGTGACGATCGACCTCGCGCTGGCGCAACGCGAGCGCACCAGGGTCGCCTCTCCGGTAGGCGGCGTCGTGGTGTGGGCGCCGGAGCGCGGGACCGTCGCGCTGGCCGGCTCGCCGCTCGCGAAGGTCCGCCCGGCGGGCGACTCGTTCGTCGACACGTATCTCACGGCCGAAGAGGTCACGCGAGTGCGCATCGGCGATCGCGCCGAGGTCGGTATCGACTCGCTACCCAGAAGGACCGTCCGCGCCCGCATCGTCGCGATCGGCGACGCGTATGTGTTCCCTCCGACCTGGTTCCCGACGCAGGTGACCCATCTCTCCCGGGCAGTCCGCGTCACGGTCGCCGTCGATGACGGCACGCGACTCCCGCCGGGCACCCCTGCCGACGTCACGTTCCCCGAAGCGACGGGAAGCCGATGA
- a CDS encoding ABC transporter ATP-binding protein translates to MTDSPAIDALDLRRTFHEVVAVDGVTLEVERGAVFGLVGPDGAGKSTLIRLLATVLEPTSGDASIFGHSVTRDAQAVKSRIGYMSQRFSLYGDLTVAENLAFFAELRGVPRVERTERAKKLLEFSGLTEFSKRQARNLSGGMKQKLALAATLIHEPDLLFLDEPTTGVDPVSRREFWRIISGLHRRGITVLVATPYMDEAERCTEVAFMDAGRIVLRDTPAGIKRRVPGRLVEITVDDNRRAATLLATMDHVTGVEPYGDVLYVLVDCEQPCEEDLAKGLADAGLAVARISPAAMTMEVAFSRLISGSSVAPVTGGAT, encoded by the coding sequence ATGACCGACTCCCCGGCCATCGACGCACTCGACCTGCGGCGCACCTTCCACGAGGTGGTCGCCGTCGACGGCGTGACGCTAGAAGTGGAGCGCGGCGCGGTCTTCGGGCTCGTCGGGCCCGACGGTGCCGGGAAGTCCACGCTCATCCGGCTGCTCGCCACCGTGCTCGAGCCGACCTCGGGCGACGCGTCGATCTTCGGGCACTCCGTCACGCGAGACGCCCAGGCGGTGAAGTCGCGCATCGGCTACATGTCGCAGCGCTTCTCGCTCTACGGAGACCTGACCGTCGCCGAGAACCTCGCCTTCTTCGCCGAGCTGCGCGGCGTGCCGCGCGTGGAGCGGACCGAGCGCGCCAAGAAGCTGCTGGAGTTCTCGGGACTCACGGAGTTCTCGAAGCGCCAGGCGCGCAACCTCTCGGGAGGGATGAAGCAGAAGCTCGCGCTCGCCGCGACTCTCATCCACGAGCCGGACCTGCTCTTCCTCGACGAGCCGACGACCGGGGTCGACCCGGTCTCGCGTCGCGAGTTCTGGCGCATCATCTCCGGGCTCCACCGTCGCGGCATCACCGTCCTCGTCGCCACGCCGTACATGGACGAGGCGGAACGCTGCACCGAGGTGGCGTTCATGGACGCGGGCCGCATCGTGCTGCGCGACACGCCCGCGGGCATAAAGCGGCGCGTGCCGGGGCGTCTCGTCGAGATCACCGTCGACGACAACCGTCGCGCCGCGACACTGCTGGCGACGATGGACCACGTCACCGGCGTCGAGCCCTACGGCGATGTCCTCTACGTACTCGTCGACTGCGAGCAGCCCTGCGAGGAGGACCTCGCGAAGGGGCTCGCCGACGCCGGGCTCGCCGTGGCGCGCATCTCGCCGGCCGCGATGACGATGGAGGTCGCCTTCTCGCGCCTCATCTCCGGCTCGTCGGTCGCGCCCGTGACGGGCGGCGCCACGTGA
- a CDS encoding adenylosuccinate synthase, whose translation MAGIVLLGAQWGDEGKGKITDLLADDFDYVVRYQGGNNAGHTVIHGGRTLKLHLIPSGVMYAHITPVIGNGCVIDPKVLLDEMDSIERDGLSTHKLLISCNAHLIMPYHRDLDGASERRLGKLEIGTTRRGIGPAYMDKSSRMGLRIQDLTDEKIFRAKLDAALVEKNDILTKVYGLKPYTVDEIAEEYLGYAERITPHIAETSALINRALRSDQWVLFEGAQGTLLDIDHGTYPFVTSSNSTAGGACTGVGVGPRMIDRVLGITKAYITRVGSGPFPTELTDEIGEHLTQVGGEFGTTTGRRRRCGWYDAVIVRYAVQVNGLSDLVVTKLDVLSDLDSIKVCVAYEHEGRRYNDLPCHQTAFHHAKPVYEELPGWRSDITGCRRFEDLPKEARDYIGFIEDLAEVPVSIVAVGPSREQTILRRWEPRQ comes from the coding sequence GTGGCTGGAATCGTGCTGCTCGGCGCCCAGTGGGGCGACGAGGGCAAGGGCAAGATCACCGACCTGCTGGCGGACGACTTCGACTACGTCGTTCGATACCAGGGCGGCAACAACGCGGGCCATACCGTCATCCACGGCGGGCGCACGCTCAAGCTGCACCTCATCCCGTCCGGGGTCATGTACGCGCACATCACACCTGTCATCGGGAACGGATGCGTCATCGATCCGAAGGTGCTCCTCGATGAGATGGACTCCATCGAGCGGGACGGGCTGTCAACCCACAAGCTCCTCATCTCGTGCAACGCGCACCTGATCATGCCGTACCACCGCGACCTCGACGGCGCGAGCGAGCGTCGCCTCGGCAAGCTCGAGATCGGGACGACGCGACGCGGCATCGGGCCCGCGTACATGGATAAGTCCTCTCGCATGGGCCTTCGTATCCAGGACCTCACCGACGAGAAGATCTTCCGCGCGAAGCTCGACGCCGCTCTCGTCGAGAAGAACGACATCCTCACGAAGGTCTACGGCCTCAAGCCGTACACCGTCGACGAGATCGCCGAGGAGTACCTCGGGTACGCGGAGCGCATCACGCCGCACATCGCGGAGACGTCGGCGCTCATCAACCGCGCGCTGCGCTCCGATCAGTGGGTCCTCTTCGAGGGGGCGCAAGGCACGCTCCTCGACATCGACCACGGGACGTATCCATTCGTGACGTCGTCGAACTCGACCGCCGGCGGCGCCTGCACGGGCGTCGGCGTCGGGCCGCGGATGATCGACCGAGTGCTGGGCATCACGAAGGCGTACATCACGCGCGTGGGTTCGGGGCCGTTCCCGACCGAGCTGACCGACGAGATCGGCGAACACCTCACGCAGGTCGGCGGCGAGTTCGGCACGACCACCGGCCGGCGGCGGCGGTGCGGCTGGTACGACGCGGTGATCGTGCGCTACGCCGTCCAGGTGAACGGCCTGTCCGACCTCGTCGTCACGAAACTCGACGTGCTGTCGGATCTCGACAGCATCAAGGTCTGCGTCGCGTACGAGCACGAGGGGCGCCGGTACAACGACCTCCCGTGTCATCAGACCGCGTTCCACCACGCGAAGCCGGTCTACGAGGAGCTCCCGGGGTGGCGCAGCGACATCACGGGTTGTCGCCGCTTCGAGGATCTGCCGAAAGAGGCGCGCGACTACATCGGCTTCATCGAGGACCTCGCCGAGGTCCCGGTGTCGATCGTCGCGGTCGGTCCCTCGCGCGAGCAGACCATCCTCCGCCGCTGGGAGCCGCGTCAGTAG
- a CDS encoding FAD-dependent oxidoreductase: MSRGRYDVVVVGAGPAGIFAALELVRNGVTRVVVFEKGHSLERRSCPARRTRCISCDTCAIMTGWGGAGAFSDGKLTLTPEVGGWLGEYVGREALERLIGESDAVWVEFGATTEVRGPDAETAARLEREAALAGMTLIPMRVRHLGTDRSPEVLAAMRVELERLGVEIRCDTEVAAILASDGRATGVELADGTRIKADAVVAAPGREGADWLADQARTLGLRLVNNAVDIGVRVEVPATVLERLTDPLYEAKLIYRSKAFGDKVRTFCMNPYGEVTTESYGGIVTVNGHSFAEERTANTNFAVLVSQTFTEPFHEPITYGSHIAHLANLLGEGIIVQRLGDLKSGRRTTPERMAGSVVEPTMPQATPGDLAFVLPYRHVVDILEFLEALDLLVPGVASPNTLLYGVEVKFYSSRVEADAGLMTRVDGLWAIGDGAGVTRGLVQSSASGLVAARAIVERRATPNP; this comes from the coding sequence GTGTCGCGGGGCCGGTACGACGTCGTCGTCGTGGGTGCCGGCCCGGCCGGCATCTTCGCGGCGCTCGAGCTCGTCCGCAACGGTGTGACGCGCGTGGTCGTCTTCGAGAAGGGCCACTCGCTCGAACGCCGTTCCTGCCCGGCACGCCGGACCCGGTGCATCTCCTGCGACACATGCGCGATCATGACCGGCTGGGGCGGCGCCGGCGCCTTCTCCGACGGCAAGCTCACGCTCACGCCCGAGGTCGGCGGCTGGCTCGGCGAGTACGTCGGGCGTGAAGCGCTGGAGCGTCTGATCGGCGAGTCCGACGCGGTCTGGGTCGAGTTCGGCGCCACCACCGAGGTGCGCGGTCCGGACGCGGAGACGGCCGCGCGCCTCGAGCGCGAAGCCGCGCTCGCGGGCATGACCCTCATCCCGATGCGCGTGCGCCATCTCGGGACGGACCGCTCTCCCGAGGTCCTCGCGGCGATGAGAGTCGAACTCGAACGGCTAGGCGTCGAGATACGCTGCGACACGGAGGTGGCGGCGATACTCGCGTCGGACGGCCGCGCGACGGGTGTCGAGCTCGCCGACGGGACGCGGATCAAGGCGGACGCCGTGGTCGCCGCGCCGGGACGCGAGGGCGCCGATTGGCTCGCCGATCAGGCGCGCACGTTGGGCCTTCGTCTCGTCAACAACGCCGTCGACATCGGCGTGCGCGTCGAGGTGCCCGCGACCGTCCTGGAGCGGCTGACCGACCCGCTCTACGAGGCGAAGCTCATCTACCGTTCGAAGGCGTTCGGCGACAAGGTCCGCACCTTCTGCATGAATCCCTACGGCGAGGTGACGACCGAATCGTACGGCGGCATCGTGACCGTGAACGGGCACTCTTTCGCCGAGGAGCGCACCGCCAACACGAACTTCGCCGTGCTGGTGAGCCAGACGTTCACCGAGCCGTTCCACGAGCCGATCACCTACGGCAGCCACATCGCCCATCTCGCGAACCTTCTCGGAGAGGGCATCATCGTGCAGCGCCTCGGCGACCTGAAGTCCGGCAGGCGGACGACGCCGGAGCGCATGGCGGGCTCCGTCGTCGAACCGACGATGCCGCAGGCGACTCCCGGCGACCTCGCATTCGTCCTCCCGTACAGGCACGTGGTCGACATCCTCGAATTCCTCGAAGCCCTCGACCTGCTCGTACCTGGCGTGGCGTCGCCGAACACCCTGCTCTACGGCGTCGAGGTGAAGTTCTACTCGTCCCGGGTCGAGGCCGATGCAGGTCTCATGACCCGTGTGGACGGCCTGTGGGCGATCGGGGACGGCGCCGGCGTCACGCGAGGGCTCGTCCAATCGTCGGCGAGCGGTCTGGTCGCCGCTCGCGCGATCGTCGAGAGGCGCGCTACTCCCAACCCATGA
- a CDS encoding helix-turn-helix transcriptional regulator, whose product MAKLTNTVREHRSRLGLTQAALAQRIGVSRQTVISIEGGDYTPSALLAATIARELGVPFDAVFRLEEEDSR is encoded by the coding sequence ATGGCAAAGCTGACGAACACCGTGCGGGAACACCGGAGCCGCCTCGGCCTCACGCAGGCCGCGCTCGCACAGCGCATCGGCGTGAGCCGCCAGACGGTCATCTCCATCGAGGGCGGCGACTACACGCCGTCGGCGCTGCTCGCCGCGACGATCGCGCGAGAACTCGGCGTCCCGTTCGACGCGGTGTTCCGGCTCGAGGAGGAGGACTCGCGATGA